A genomic segment from Roseofilum capinflatum BLCC-M114 encodes:
- a CDS encoding ribonuclease H-like domain-containing protein: protein MTIQPFQIGEQDLNDEQLAHYMQVGEIAVDTETMGLLPLRDRLCLVQIADPQGHVIAIRIAKGQTTAPNLKQLLECPTIIKVFHFARFDVAQFEHHFDITVNPIFCTKVASKLARTYTNRHGLKELVQELEKVELDKSAQSSDWGNVSNLSEEQLSYAANDVRYLISVKEKLIHMLHREERWELAQQCFGCIPVLVALDLLQYKDVLEH, encoded by the coding sequence ATGACCATTCAACCCTTTCAGATCGGCGAGCAGGATCTCAATGACGAGCAACTCGCCCATTATATGCAAGTCGGAGAAATTGCCGTAGATACAGAAACCATGGGCTTATTGCCCCTACGCGATCGCCTCTGTCTCGTCCAAATTGCTGACCCCCAAGGCCATGTCATTGCCATCCGGATCGCCAAAGGACAAACCACAGCCCCCAACCTCAAACAACTGCTAGAGTGCCCAACCATTATCAAAGTCTTTCACTTTGCCCGATTTGATGTGGCCCAGTTTGAGCATCATTTCGATATCACTGTCAATCCCATCTTCTGTACCAAAGTTGCCAGCAAACTCGCCCGCACCTACACCAACCGTCATGGATTGAAAGAATTAGTCCAAGAACTGGAAAAAGTCGAACTTGATAAAAGCGCCCAAAGCTCAGATTGGGGAAATGTCAGCAATCTGTCCGAGGAACAACTCAGCTACGCTGCTAACGATGTGCGCTATCTTATCAGTGTGAAAGAAAAGCTCATCCACATGCTACACCGAGAAGAGCGCTGGGAACTTGCACAACAGTGTTTTGGCTGTATCCCCGTTTTAGTTGCGTTAGATTTGTTGCAATATAAAGATGTATTAGAGCATTAA
- a CDS encoding PIN/TRAM domain-containing protein, producing MIDAIIIISFILAGIGIGFYGVELLPTPVLDQVSNQDGLRSVTAGFAALIMGAVGLFVQTSYRRLEAQVRQMPVEVLLTRSIGLVVGLLVANLMLAPLFLLPIPKEFGFIKPLVAVLGSILFAFSGISLADAHGRSFLRLINPHSMESLLLSEGTLKPATTKILDTSCIIDGRLEELLSTKFIEGQLLVPQFVLQELQLVADAGNDQKRIRGRRGLEILNRIRETYPEKIAIHPADYEDIGTVDAKLVHLAQEINATLLTNDYNLNQVASLQEVSVLNINDLAQAMRPAYLPGDDLDLKIIKQGREPEQGVGYLDDGTMVVVEEGGQYIGVELHVVVTGALQTSAGRMIFARPQATAIA from the coding sequence ATGATTGACGCAATTATTATTATATCCTTCATACTAGCAGGAATCGGTATCGGTTTCTACGGGGTGGAATTGCTCCCAACCCCCGTCTTAGACCAAGTGAGTAATCAAGATGGTCTGCGATCGGTAACCGCCGGATTTGCGGCCCTAATTATGGGAGCCGTGGGGCTATTTGTGCAAACCTCCTATCGGCGTTTAGAAGCGCAGGTGCGGCAAATGCCCGTAGAAGTCCTCCTCACCCGTTCCATTGGTTTAGTTGTCGGTCTATTAGTCGCTAACCTGATGTTAGCGCCCCTATTCCTGCTCCCCATTCCCAAAGAATTCGGCTTCATTAAACCCCTAGTCGCCGTCTTAGGCAGTATCCTCTTTGCCTTCTCCGGTATTTCCCTGGCAGATGCCCATGGTCGGTCATTTTTACGACTGATTAATCCCCATAGCATGGAAAGTTTATTACTGTCTGAGGGAACCCTAAAACCTGCTACCACCAAAATTCTGGATACCAGTTGTATTATTGATGGTCGCCTGGAAGAACTCCTGAGTACCAAGTTTATTGAAGGGCAACTCTTAGTGCCTCAATTTGTCTTACAAGAGTTGCAACTGGTAGCCGATGCGGGTAACGATCAAAAGCGGATTCGAGGCCGTCGGGGCTTAGAAATTCTCAACCGCATTCGCGAAACCTATCCGGAAAAAATTGCCATCCATCCGGCTGATTATGAAGATATTGGCACGGTAGATGCTAAGTTGGTGCATTTAGCCCAAGAAATTAACGCCACATTGCTCACCAATGATTACAACCTGAACCAGGTTGCTAGTTTACAGGAGGTGTCTGTTCTCAATATTAATGACCTAGCCCAAGCCATGCGTCCAGCCTATTTACCGGGCGACGATCTGGACTTGAAAATTATTAAGCAAGGTCGAGAACCGGAACAGGGTGTGGGATATTTGGATGATGGCACGATGGTGGTGGTTGAAGAAGGGGGGCAGTATATTGGCGTAGAATTGCATGTGGTGGTTACAGGTGCTTTGCAAACTTCGGCAGGACGGATGATTTTTGCTCGTCCTCAAGCTACGGCGATCGCTTGA